A genomic segment from Flavobacterium inviolabile encodes:
- a CDS encoding M48 family metalloprotease: protein MATKAMFAILFFITVYLLLIALAIGIFIACIYGAIAVVAIRPSLITLMLGLGIASVGVFILYFLIKFLFKKNKTDNSHLTEIDIKSEPKLHAMLQELVSEIGTDFPKKIYLSSEVNASVFYNSSFWSMFLPVKKNLHIGLGLVNSTTISEFKGILAHEFGHFSQKSMKVGSYVYNVNKIIYDMLYDNESYEKSVQSWANTSNYSIIFMGISITVVRGIQWILRKTYDVVNISYMSLSREMEFHADEIAANIVGSEPMKNSMLRMSLADESYNEVLNFYSGKISEAITTDNIFPKQFFIMTFLAAKNKIENLHGIPNVTFQNLDRFNKSKLVIKNQWASHPSSEERIAAFDRLNIPSVNIENNFANTLFENIEMTQQRITDKLFKVIEYQQTPAIQNINAFEQEFQSNFDKNAFPEVYNGYYDNYNPLAFNVDSEINSISESTKTFEELFDDSKMDNILSLYSLKKDIGTLEEIIENENTIKLKTFDYDGNKYKIRDTRRLVAELKNKQKDLEQLILKNDIAIFRFFYCKSEDRTNKDNLSRLYHSFFSADSKYDELINVYTTTYSSFSFVFQTLEYDDINRNMKNFRINESHFRTKLKEVTDAPGIQSIITPEIKENITAYLAEEIVYFSNNNYNDANISILFTVLGNYLYLVQQHYFNTKKQLLVFQTQLL, encoded by the coding sequence ATGGCAACCAAAGCCATGTTTGCCATTTTATTCTTTATTACTGTTTATTTATTATTAATAGCTTTAGCTATAGGCATCTTTATTGCCTGTATATATGGAGCAATAGCCGTTGTGGCTATACGGCCTTCATTAATTACCCTTATGCTGGGATTGGGTATTGCCAGTGTTGGTGTTTTTATTCTCTATTTCCTTATCAAATTTTTATTCAAAAAGAATAAAACCGATAATTCCCATCTAACGGAAATTGACATTAAATCGGAACCAAAGTTACATGCCATGCTTCAGGAATTAGTCTCTGAAATTGGTACTGATTTCCCTAAAAAAATCTATTTATCTTCAGAAGTAAACGCCTCCGTATTTTACAATTCCAGCTTTTGGAGTATGTTTTTACCCGTAAAAAAGAATTTACACATTGGGCTTGGCCTGGTGAATAGTACCACTATATCGGAATTTAAAGGGATTTTAGCACATGAATTTGGTCATTTCTCTCAAAAATCCATGAAAGTAGGAAGTTATGTATATAACGTAAATAAGATTATATACGATATGCTGTATGACAATGAGTCCTATGAAAAGTCTGTTCAGTCATGGGCTAATACCAGTAATTATTCAATCATCTTTATGGGAATTTCCATAACAGTAGTACGTGGAATTCAATGGATTCTAAGAAAAACGTATGACGTTGTTAATATCAGCTATATGAGCTTATCCCGGGAAATGGAATTCCATGCCGATGAAATTGCAGCCAATATTGTTGGTTCGGAACCAATGAAAAATTCAATGTTACGAATGAGTTTAGCAGATGAGTCCTATAATGAAGTACTCAATTTTTACAGTGGTAAAATTTCTGAAGCTATTACAACTGATAATATTTTTCCAAAACAGTTTTTTATAATGACTTTTTTAGCAGCAAAAAATAAAATTGAAAACCTGCATGGAATACCTAATGTTACTTTTCAGAATTTAGATCGATTCAATAAATCAAAATTAGTTATCAAAAATCAATGGGCTTCACACCCATCCTCAGAGGAACGGATTGCAGCTTTTGACAGATTAAATATTCCGTCTGTAAATATTGAAAACAATTTTGCTAATACCTTGTTTGAAAATATTGAAATGACACAACAACGGATTACCGATAAACTTTTTAAAGTTATTGAATATCAGCAAACACCGGCTATTCAAAATATAAATGCTTTCGAACAGGAATTTCAGTCCAATTTTGATAAAAATGCTTTTCCCGAAGTATATAACGGTTATTATGACAATTATAATCCATTGGCATTTAATGTAGATTCCGAAATAAACAGTATTTCAGAAAGTACAAAAACCTTTGAAGAATTATTTGATGATTCCAAAATGGATAATATTTTGTCGCTTTACAGCCTGAAAAAAGATATCGGAACTTTAGAAGAAATAATTGAAAATGAAAATACCATTAAACTCAAAACGTTTGATTATGATGGCAATAAATATAAAATAAGAGATACACGAAGATTGGTTGCAGAGTTAAAAAACAAACAAAAAGACCTGGAACAGCTTATTTTGAAAAATGATATTGCCATTTTCAGATTTTTCTATTGCAAATCTGAAGACCGTACAAATAAAGATAATTTATCAAGGCTATACCACAGTTTTTTTAGTGCCGATTCAAAATATGATGAATTAATAAATGTTTATACCACAACTTATAGTTCATTTAGCTTTGTTTTTCAAACCTTAGAATATGATGACATTAACAGAAATATGAAAAATTTCAGGATTAATGAAAGTCACTTCAGAACTAAATTAAAAGAAGTTACGGATGCACCTGGAATTCAGAGCATTATTACTCCGGAAATTAAGGAAAACATTACAGCTTATCTGGCAGAAGAGATTGTCTATTTTTCAAACAATAACTATAACGATGCCAATATTTCTATTTTGTTTACGGTTCTGGGGAATTATCTCTATTTAGTACAGCAACATTATTTTAATACTAAAAAGCAACTCCTGGTTTTTCAAACGCAATTATTATAA
- a CDS encoding WG repeat-containing protein, which produces MKLSLQICLFLLFSLGAFCQDVSIPFREGNAFGISDYQGKLLTKNRYDYIDYQRKMPKGYFYFSEKGNKGILYNGKPVVSGAEYDEFGIEPHKFIIATLRENSNTSKTYKDEKEYHYYKKRRTGQAIFNLKGENLYPDNFKYIRPIDTVGISAINKKRARYALIAVTDFDDAYSLFVYDCDKQKISEWLLKDYYKVTLDRSLSLPGRSIYLTASRQRSDAKEPMKIINDNGKFTLQKVPVKQEDDRQEVYEGSGYGSGTGRGSGDVKVMDGGDVPEPYAYVKADGGSVTPTPKKIKKYSTNSFEIKDGKLFLSERIAGQKEASPAIEFQMPASDKPYAFESISYGGVIEDTEEKRVNLKNIILYKSGDQYGIILSSEQTIPSRYESITPLAFDVAGNRTLLFIVGQKDVNTPQIKYGLIDKTEKVIIPILYDELDPFALSKYATKEFNVYIKYWRVKKDGKYGVITPFDGMVLPVSYDEIEANKTNYLRHDDDFISLKKDGLYGFVADWDFTAEKIIQPVFPYKVGFYDRNYQKEKRLLLLGLVNNEGKFFCYARKDGFLYYKEK; this is translated from the coding sequence ATGAAACTATCGTTACAAATCTGTCTGTTTTTACTTTTTTCACTCGGGGCTTTCTGCCAGGATGTTAGTATCCCTTTTCGCGAAGGCAATGCTTTTGGAATATCGGATTATCAAGGCAAACTGCTTACTAAAAACCGGTATGATTATATTGATTACCAGCGGAAAATGCCCAAAGGTTATTTTTATTTTTCAGAAAAAGGAAACAAGGGAATTCTTTACAACGGCAAACCGGTAGTTTCCGGAGCCGAATATGATGAATTTGGTATAGAACCGCATAAATTCATTATAGCCACTTTACGTGAAAATTCCAATACGTCCAAAACATATAAGGATGAAAAGGAATACCATTACTATAAGAAAAGAAGAACCGGACAGGCAATATTCAATTTAAAAGGCGAGAATCTTTACCCGGATAATTTCAAATATATCAGGCCAATCGATACGGTTGGCATAAGTGCGATCAATAAAAAAAGAGCCCGTTATGCTCTAATAGCGGTTACTGATTTTGATGACGCCTACAGCTTGTTTGTTTACGATTGTGATAAGCAGAAAATTTCAGAATGGCTTTTAAAAGATTATTATAAAGTAACGTTAGACAGGTCTTTATCGCTTCCCGGCCGAAGTATTTATTTAACAGCATCCCGGCAGCGGTCTGATGCAAAAGAACCCATGAAAATCATTAATGATAACGGAAAGTTTACGTTACAGAAAGTACCCGTGAAACAGGAGGATGACAGGCAGGAAGTATATGAGGGAAGCGGATATGGTTCCGGAACGGGCAGAGGCAGTGGCGATGTTAAAGTTATGGATGGAGGCGATGTACCAGAACCGTATGCCTATGTAAAAGCAGATGGAGGAAGTGTTACGCCTACGCCTAAGAAAATAAAAAAATACAGTACAAACAGTTTCGAAATTAAAGACGGTAAACTGTTTTTAAGCGAACGGATTGCCGGGCAAAAAGAAGCTTCACCGGCCATAGAATTTCAAATGCCGGCAAGTGATAAACCGTATGCTTTTGAAAGCATCAGCTACGGAGGTGTTATTGAAGATACCGAAGAAAAACGCGTAAACCTAAAAAATATCATCCTTTATAAATCCGGTGACCAGTACGGAATCATTCTTTCCAGCGAACAGACAATCCCAAGCCGTTATGAGAGTATAACCCCGTTAGCATTCGATGTTGCCGGAAACCGGACGCTACTGTTTATTGTAGGTCAAAAAGACGTAAATACTCCACAAATAAAATACGGGCTGATCGATAAAACGGAAAAAGTGATCATCCCGATTCTGTATGACGAACTGGATCCTTTTGCGCTGTCAAAATATGCCACAAAGGAGTTTAACGTTTATATAAAATACTGGAGGGTTAAAAAGGATGGAAAATATGGCGTGATCACACCATTTGACGGTATGGTACTCCCGGTTAGTTATGACGAGATAGAAGCCAATAAAACAAACTACCTGCGCCATGATGATGATTTTATCAGTCTTAAAAAAGACGGGTTGTATGGTTTTGTAGCCGACTGGGATTTTACTGCGGAAAAGATTATCCAGCCGGTTTTCCCTTATAAAGTAGGCTTTTACGACCGGAATTATCAAAAAGAAAAACGATTACTGCTTTTGGGACTGGTTAATAATGAAGGGAAATTCTTTTGCTATGCGCGTAAAGACGGCTTCCTGTACTATAAAGAAAAATAA
- a CDS encoding fibronectin type III domain-containing protein codes for MKKIYFLLFLMVGLTVKAQTLYPYLQNVTPTSIYVTWKTENNTESIVEYGTAAADLNVTVTGNTNIFTDSGYPGNYYYHSVKLINLAPNTKYYYKIKTGSNTSAVYSFKTLPNPGQAATADGHIRFFIMGDNQLKAVPRYDSLVAAAKRKVQEKWGAPEDHIAMTFMVGDQVDVGTLDHYEHVHFKKNRSLSGNVPIQTTVGNHETYGTLGMQSYYDHFYISELTYKGIASGTENYYAQQAGNVLFISLSSEHTGAAQMNWLQQVVTAANADPTVDWIFSLSHRPYQAEQYVGDISTWVRNSAVPLLATSSKYSMHIGAHHHLYHRGQLKNTPNYNIISGGTAWDQYWGMSSEQDFDDVQKTICNWIYQIVDIDVVNGKMDVESYSIGSVDQWKNNQLMDEFHRYKNKPAPEKPSIQNTFTGNTTLPVTIEGSPYTTTAAELLNTSQFVISKTSDFNIITKEVYRDFENLFGMYQTQKDSTADRNLGVDITKMTLASNSIPNGQYYVKLRYRDRNLEWSPWSDIKTFTITGSNVVNTTIVTDSIAYAQNAPIKVNYSDAPASTSTWIGLYKEGQTPGSASPSQTWQYTNGNPTGTITFANGLATKGRYFAAIFSNGGYTEIAPRQFFYVGPVPVVATSQEEYPVGTAVNVTFSNGPQLLKDWIGIYKMGHIPGEVTATAYQYVTTTSGSLTFNNLPTGYYYAQYYLQDGYNAIGNKAFFKVGNLVTDLWINKPVYDLGEQIVASWTDAPGIVKDWLGIYHEGENPNIDPLLSYTYFNGQAEGTLALTGTALPTATGNYFLVMFTNDSYNEVSNRVSFEVIDGTLGTNPFKIDNGLKVYPNPTNNVNQTIVQSDYPIDEIEIFNTEGKLMYATKNVNNNKYSLITQDLPTGVYILKIHSRKLFTAKLIVK; via the coding sequence ATGAAAAAAATTTACTTTTTGCTCTTCCTGATGGTCGGCCTGACCGTCAAGGCGCAAACGCTGTATCCGTATTTGCAGAATGTCACGCCGACATCCATTTACGTCACCTGGAAAACCGAAAACAACACCGAATCGATTGTAGAATATGGAACTGCTGCAGCCGATCTGAATGTTACCGTTACCGGAAACACGAACATCTTTACCGATTCCGGTTATCCCGGAAACTATTATTACCACAGTGTAAAGCTGATTAATCTTGCGCCGAACACGAAATATTATTACAAAATAAAAACCGGCAGCAATACTTCTGCGGTTTATTCTTTTAAAACCCTGCCCAATCCCGGACAGGCAGCTACAGCCGACGGGCATATCCGCTTTTTTATCATGGGAGATAACCAGCTAAAGGCTGTTCCCCGTTATGATTCGCTGGTGGCGGCAGCCAAAAGAAAAGTTCAGGAAAAATGGGGCGCACCGGAAGACCATATCGCGATGACATTCATGGTAGGGGATCAGGTCGATGTGGGAACACTGGATCATTATGAACACGTACATTTTAAAAAGAACCGCTCATTATCCGGTAATGTACCGATTCAGACAACTGTTGGGAATCACGAAACTTACGGAACTTTAGGAATGCAGTCTTACTATGACCATTTCTATATCAGTGAACTAACGTATAAAGGGATTGCTTCAGGAACCGAAAATTACTATGCCCAGCAAGCCGGAAACGTATTGTTTATCAGCCTGAGCTCGGAACACACCGGAGCGGCACAAATGAACTGGCTGCAACAGGTGGTAACGGCTGCCAATGCCGATCCTACGGTAGACTGGATTTTTTCATTAAGCCACAGACCGTATCAGGCAGAGCAATATGTGGGTGATATCTCCACATGGGTACGAAACTCGGCTGTTCCTTTATTGGCAACTTCATCAAAATACAGCATGCACATTGGGGCACACCACCATTTGTATCACAGAGGGCAGTTAAAGAACACACCAAATTACAATATTATTTCCGGAGGAACCGCCTGGGATCAGTATTGGGGAATGTCATCGGAACAGGATTTTGATGACGTGCAGAAAACGATCTGTAACTGGATTTACCAGATTGTGGATATTGATGTTGTCAATGGTAAAATGGACGTAGAAAGCTATTCTATCGGAAGTGTGGACCAATGGAAAAACAACCAGCTGATGGATGAATTCCACCGTTATAAAAACAAACCGGCTCCGGAAAAACCATCCATTCAGAACACCTTTACCGGAAATACAACATTGCCGGTAACTATTGAAGGAAGTCCGTATACCACAACTGCTGCGGAATTATTAAACACCAGCCAGTTTGTGATTTCAAAAACATCCGATTTTAATATCATTACCAAAGAAGTATACCGTGATTTTGAAAACCTGTTTGGAATGTACCAGACACAAAAAGATTCAACAGCAGATCGCAATCTGGGTGTGGATATCACCAAAATGACACTGGCGTCTAATTCGATTCCGAACGGACAATATTATGTAAAACTGCGTTACAGGGATCGCAACCTGGAATGGTCACCGTGGAGTGATATTAAAACATTTACGATTACCGGTAGTAATGTGGTGAATACAACCATCGTGACCGATTCTATTGCGTATGCTCAGAATGCGCCTATTAAAGTAAACTACAGCGATGCTCCGGCAAGTACTTCCACATGGATTGGTTTGTATAAAGAAGGGCAGACTCCGGGTTCGGCTTCACCTTCGCAAACCTGGCAATATACCAATGGAAACCCGACCGGAACGATAACTTTTGCTAACGGTCTGGCAACAAAAGGGCGCTATTTTGCCGCTATATTTTCAAACGGAGGGTATACCGAAATTGCTCCGCGTCAGTTCTTTTATGTAGGTCCGGTTCCTGTAGTGGCAACCAGTCAGGAAGAATATCCGGTGGGAACAGCTGTGAACGTAACATTCAGTAACGGACCGCAATTGCTGAAAGACTGGATCGGTATCTATAAAATGGGGCATATCCCGGGTGAAGTAACGGCTACAGCTTACCAGTATGTTACAACTACTTCCGGAAGTTTAACGTTCAATAACCTGCCTACAGGCTATTATTATGCGCAATATTATCTGCAGGACGGTTATAACGCCATCGGGAACAAAGCTTTCTTTAAAGTAGGAAACCTGGTAACCGATTTATGGATCAACAAACCGGTATATGATTTGGGAGAGCAGATTGTTGCTTCGTGGACCGATGCTCCGGGTATTGTAAAAGACTGGTTGGGGATTTACCATGAAGGGGAGAACCCGAATATTGATCCGCTATTGAGCTATACTTATTTTAACGGACAGGCAGAAGGTACCTTAGCCTTGACCGGAACGGCATTGCCAACAGCAACCGGGAATTATTTCCTGGTGATGTTTACCAACGATTCTTACAATGAAGTATCCAATCGTGTTTCTTTTGAAGTAATCGACGGAACTTTGGGAACCAATCCTTTTAAAATTGACAACGGTTTAAAAGTATATCCGAATCCTACCAATAATGTCAATCAAACGATTGTACAATCGGATTATCCTATTGATGAAATCGAGATTTTCAATACGGAAGGGAAATTAATGTATGCAACTAAAAATGTGAATAACAATAAATATTCCCTGATCACTCAGGATTTACCAACAGGTGTTTATATTTTAAAGATTCATTCCAGAAAATTGTTTACAGCAAAGCTGATTGTTAAATAG
- the fsa gene encoding fructose-6-phosphate aldolase translates to MKFFIDTANLEQIKEAQALGVLDGVTTNPSLMAKEGITGKDNILKHYVDICNIVEGDVSAEVIATDYDGMIREGEELAELHEQIVVKLPMTQEGIKACKYFSDRGVKTNVTLVFSAGQALLAAKAGATYVSPFLGRLDDISMDGLNLIDEIRQIYDNYAFETQILAASVRHTMHVVNCAKIGADVMTGPLSSILGLLKHPLTDIGLAQFLADYEKGNK, encoded by the coding sequence ATGAAATTTTTTATAGACACGGCTAATTTAGAGCAGATTAAAGAAGCACAGGCTTTGGGAGTATTGGATGGCGTTACAACAAACCCATCATTAATGGCGAAAGAAGGTATTACAGGAAAAGACAATATCTTAAAACACTATGTGGATATTTGTAATATAGTTGAAGGTGATGTGAGCGCGGAAGTAATCGCTACCGATTATGACGGAATGATCAGAGAAGGTGAGGAGCTGGCAGAATTGCACGAGCAGATCGTGGTGAAATTACCAATGACTCAGGAAGGTATTAAAGCGTGTAAATATTTCTCAGACAGAGGCGTTAAAACAAATGTAACGTTAGTATTCTCTGCTGGTCAGGCATTGTTAGCCGCAAAAGCAGGTGCTACTTATGTATCGCCTTTCCTGGGAAGACTGGATGATATCTCTATGGATGGTTTGAACCTGATTGACGAAATCCGTCAGATCTATGATAACTATGCTTTCGAAACGCAAATTTTAGCCGCTTCGGTACGTCACACGATGCACGTTGTTAACTGTGCTAAAATCGGAGCAGATGTAATGACAGGACCTTTATCGTCTATCCTTGGATTGTTAAAACACCCGTTAACGGATATCGGTTTGGCGCAATTTTTAGCAGACTACGAAAAAGGAAACAAATAG
- a CDS encoding TlpA family protein disulfide reductase, giving the protein MFAYIRNFILPVSSILICSLTSCNKKFESDNYSAYFGGEVINPLSRYVLFCKDNKVIDTLTLDDKNRFFKKFDSLTPGMYTFRHDPEYQYVYFDKNDSLMVRINSGDFDNSIVFCGRGDQKNNFLMEMYLKNESDKNNMFNLFDKDYNSFSKSIDSIYARKKAFYLRKKTEINWDENFDLFAKASLEFNHLAKKEIYPFAHERRTGEEINTKLPKEYYDFRKEINFNNAKLTNYSPFVRYLTAMLNNVAYSDPNHHFNLEESAIESNIKKLNIADTLFKNEKIKNSVLNNIAFMYLLEDQNMHNKKKFFDRYSQLSTDNSNHNEIKKISDAIQSLTEGKKLPPADLSNLNGEKVDLAALTKGKQTVLFFWTSNAKAHMVTVHKKVSALKKKYPAINFISINVDDSEQEWKQILAQYQFENEDTNELRSNNFEALKDHWVITKIQRTILLRPDGTIKNAFVSLFDADFEKNLK; this is encoded by the coding sequence ATGTTTGCCTATATAAGAAATTTTATACTTCCGGTTTCCTCAATATTAATCTGTTCCCTTACTTCTTGCAATAAGAAATTTGAGAGTGACAATTATTCCGCATATTTTGGAGGCGAAGTAATCAATCCCCTTAGTCGTTACGTGCTTTTCTGTAAAGATAATAAGGTTATTGATACCCTGACCTTAGATGACAAAAACAGATTCTTTAAGAAATTCGATTCCTTAACGCCGGGTATGTACACCTTCCGCCATGATCCGGAATACCAGTATGTGTATTTTGATAAAAACGACAGTTTGATGGTGCGGATCAATTCCGGTGATTTTGATAATTCTATCGTTTTTTGCGGACGCGGCGATCAGAAAAACAATTTCCTGATGGAAATGTATCTTAAAAACGAATCGGACAAAAACAATATGTTTAATCTTTTCGATAAGGATTACAACAGTTTCTCCAAAAGCATTGATTCCATTTACGCCCGCAAAAAAGCTTTTTATCTGAGAAAGAAAACAGAAATCAACTGGGATGAAAACTTTGATTTATTTGCCAAAGCCAGTCTGGAATTCAATCATCTTGCCAAAAAAGAAATTTATCCGTTTGCACACGAACGCCGCACCGGAGAAGAAATAAACACCAAGCTGCCAAAAGAATATTACGATTTCCGTAAAGAAATCAACTTCAACAATGCGAAACTGACGAACTACTCTCCTTTTGTACGCTATTTAACGGCCATGCTGAACAATGTTGCTTATTCCGATCCGAATCATCATTTCAACCTGGAAGAAAGCGCTATTGAAAGCAATATCAAAAAGCTGAACATTGCCGACACCTTGTTTAAAAACGAAAAGATCAAAAACAGCGTTTTAAACAATATCGCTTTTATGTATTTGCTGGAAGACCAGAACATGCATAATAAAAAGAAATTCTTTGACCGTTATTCGCAATTGTCTACCGACAACAGTAATCATAACGAGATCAAAAAAATAAGTGATGCGATTCAGTCGCTTACAGAAGGAAAAAAATTACCGCCGGCCGACCTTTCCAACCTGAACGGTGAAAAAGTGGATCTGGCCGCTTTAACAAAAGGCAAACAAACCGTATTGTTTTTCTGGACGTCAAACGCCAAAGCCCACATGGTTACCGTACACAAGAAAGTAAGTGCCCTTAAAAAGAAATATCCGGCAATCAATTTTATATCGATCAATGTAGACGATTCCGAACAGGAATGGAAACAGATTTTAGCACAATATCAGTTTGAAAATGAAGATACAAACGAGTTGCGGTCCAATAATTTTGAAGCTTTAAAAGATCATTGGGTAATTACAAAAATCCAGCGGACAATATTGCTGCGACCGGACGGGACTATCAAAAATGCTTTTGTAAGCCTTTTTGATGCCGACTTTGAAAAGAACCTTAAATAA
- a CDS encoding SDR family oxidoreductase, translated as MNKVVLITGGSSGIGKAIGELLSHSGYKVYGTSRNPERVPQSVFPLVALDVRDAVSIRKAVAEVIAKEGRLDVLINNAGVGITGPLEEIPAEEIRNNFETNLFGPIEVMKAVLPQMRQQQSGLIINVTSIAGYMGLPYRSVYSSSKGALELITEALRMEVKKFGIHITNVAPGDFATNIAAGRYHAPVIKGSAYELPYGNTLKEMNEHVDGGSNPGQMAEAVLKIIQNPDPKIHYKVGAFMQKFSIVLKRILPDKVYEKLLMNHYKL; from the coding sequence ATGAATAAAGTGGTTTTAATTACCGGCGGTTCTTCCGGTATTGGTAAAGCAATCGGAGAATTATTGTCCCACAGCGGATATAAAGTTTATGGAACCAGCAGGAATCCGGAACGGGTACCGCAAAGTGTTTTTCCATTGGTAGCTTTGGATGTACGGGATGCCGTTTCTATCCGGAAGGCTGTTGCCGAAGTGATTGCCAAAGAAGGCAGGCTGGATGTACTGATCAACAATGCCGGCGTGGGAATCACAGGGCCGCTGGAAGAGATTCCGGCTGAGGAAATCCGCAATAATTTTGAAACCAATTTATTCGGGCCGATAGAAGTAATGAAAGCCGTGCTGCCGCAAATGCGTCAGCAGCAATCGGGTTTAATCATTAATGTGACGTCTATAGCCGGTTATATGGGACTGCCTTACAGAAGCGTATATTCGTCGTCCAAAGGCGCCCTGGAATTAATAACGGAAGCCTTGCGAATGGAAGTGAAAAAATTCGGTATTCATATTACAAATGTGGCACCGGGGGATTTTGCGACCAATATTGCTGCCGGACGTTACCATGCACCTGTTATTAAAGGCTCGGCCTATGAGCTTCCGTATGGCAATACGCTAAAGGAAATGAACGAACATGTAGACGGTGGAAGCAATCCCGGTCAGATGGCGGAAGCGGTATTGAAGATCATTCAGAACCCGGATCCGAAAATCCATTATAAAGTAGGGGCTTTTATGCAGAAATTTTCCATTGTACTCAAACGGATCCTGCCGGATAAAGTATATGAAAAATTACTGATGAACCATTATAAATTGTAA
- a CDS encoding ABC-F family ATP-binding cassette domain-containing protein, whose amino-acid sequence MLTVSNLSVQFGKRILFDEVNVTFTQGNCYGIIGANGAGKSTFLKILSGDIDPTSGRVILEPGKRMSVLNQNHNMFDEHTVLETILMGNKTLFAVKKEMDELYLDYKDENADRIGELQVQFEEMNGWNADSDAAAMLSNLGISEEHHYTLMGEMDAKLKVRVLLAQALFGSPDVLIMDEPTNDLDFETIGWLENFLANYDNTVLVVSHDRHFLDAVCTHVSDIDFGKINHYSGNYTFWYESSQLAAKQRAQQNKKAEEKKAELEEFIRRFSANVAKSKQATSRKKMIDKLNLDEIKPSSRRYPAIIFDQEREAGDQILNVQNLSASIEGETLFKNVDLNMAKGDKIVVFSKDSRATTAFYEILNGNMTQDSGTVEWGITTNQSYLPADNHSFFENDLTLVDWLRQWAKTEPERDEVYVRGFLGKMIFSGEEALKTGRVLSGGEKVRCMLSRMMMLRANVLMLDEPTNHLDLESITAFNNSLKNFKGSVLFTTHDHEFAQTVANRVLEITPNGVIDRYMTFDDYLEDDKIKELRQKMYTV is encoded by the coding sequence ATGTTAACAGTTTCTAATTTATCGGTTCAGTTTGGTAAGCGAATTTTGTTTGACGAGGTAAATGTAACTTTTACCCAAGGTAACTGCTACGGTATTATCGGTGCTAACGGAGCAGGAAAATCAACGTTTTTAAAGATATTATCAGGAGATATAGATCCAACGTCAGGTCGTGTAATCCTTGAACCGGGCAAACGTATGTCGGTTTTAAACCAGAACCACAACATGTTTGATGAGCATACGGTGCTTGAAACTATCTTAATGGGAAATAAAACCTTATTTGCCGTTAAAAAAGAAATGGATGAGCTTTATCTGGATTATAAAGATGAAAATGCAGACAGAATAGGGGAATTACAGGTTCAGTTTGAAGAAATGAACGGATGGAATGCCGATTCGGATGCAGCAGCAATGTTGTCGAATTTAGGGATTTCGGAAGAACATCACTATACTTTAATGGGTGAAATGGATGCTAAATTAAAAGTACGTGTCCTTTTAGCGCAGGCTTTATTTGGCAGTCCGGATGTATTGATCATGGATGAGCCTACGAATGACCTGGATTTCGAAACCATCGGATGGCTGGAGAATTTCTTAGCTAATTATGACAATACAGTATTGGTAGTATCGCACGACCGTCACTTCCTGGACGCTGTTTGTACACACGTTTCGGATATCGACTTCGGAAAAATCAACCATTATTCCGGTAACTATACTTTCTGGTACGAGTCCAGCCAGTTAGCGGCGAAACAACGTGCGCAGCAAAACAAAAAAGCAGAAGAGAAAAAAGCAGAATTAGAAGAGTTTATCCGTCGTTTCAGTGCGAACGTTGCCAAATCCAAACAGGCAACTTCCCGTAAAAAAATGATTGATAAATTAAATCTGGACGAGATCAAACCGTCAAGCCGCCGTTATCCGGCAATCATTTTTGACCAGGAGCGTGAAGCGGGTGACCAGATTTTAAATGTTCAGAACTTAAGTGCTTCTATTGAAGGCGAAACGTTATTTAAAAATGTAGACCTGAATATGGCAAAAGGCGACAAAATTGTTGTTTTTTCCAAAGATTCCCGTGCTACAACGGCATTCTATGAGATCTTAAACGGAAACATGACACAGGATTCCGGTACGGTAGAATGGGGAATTACGACAAACCAGTCCTATCTTCCTGCAGACAACCACAGTTTCTTCGAAAATGATTTAACATTAGTAGACTGGTTACGCCAATGGGCGAAAACAGAGCCGGAAAGAGACGAAGTTTATGTTCGTGGTTTCTTAGGAAAAATGATCTTTTCCGGAGAAGAGGCTTTAAAAACAGGACGTGTATTATCCGGAGGAGAAAAAGTACGTTGTATGCTTTCCCGTATGATGATGTTGCGTGCCAACGTATTAATGCTGGACGAACCAACAAACCACCTGGATCTGGAATCGATTACAGCATTTAACAACTCGTTGAAAAACTTTAAGGGGTCGGTATTGTTTACCACACATGACCACGAGTTTGCTCAAACGGTTGCAAACCGCGTACTGGAAATCACGCCAAATGGTGTTATTGATCGTTACATGACGTTCGATGACTATCTGGAAGATGATAAGATCAAAGAATTAAGACAGAAAATGTACACTGTATAA